From Dehalococcoidia bacterium, a single genomic window includes:
- a CDS encoding alpha/beta hydrolase: MSLAVYLELPARGLTVFVVDTGQPAGEPVVLLHGMLTTGENGFRGEIAALSDRYRVIVPDARGHGRTLGPPEPFSFHVLALDTIALVEALGVRRAHFVGFSLGAMELLVLARLRPDLVRSLVLMGGGPCFDEATRHQIARISASPPSSLLQRLTEWHEPAQGKGAAQRLLAQWRQLSLSGELALTPAELQEIAAPTLLLFGDRDPFYAADLPIRMRAALPHAELCIVPNSGHAVNLANPALVQLAIRQFLARHPLSAEELPAGRGAGRAEDAPSGDEDPIGMG, translated from the coding sequence ATGTCCCTCGCTGTGTATCTTGAACTGCCCGCGCGCGGCCTCACTGTCTTTGTTGTCGACACGGGCCAGCCTGCTGGCGAGCCCGTTGTGCTGCTTCACGGGATGCTGACGACCGGGGAGAACGGCTTTCGGGGGGAGATCGCCGCGCTTAGCGATCGCTACCGCGTGATCGTTCCTGATGCCCGCGGCCATGGCCGCACTCTCGGGCCGCCTGAGCCGTTTTCGTTTCACGTCCTAGCGCTCGATACCATCGCGCTGGTCGAGGCGCTCGGCGTGCGGCGGGCGCACTTTGTCGGCTTTTCGCTCGGAGCGATGGAGCTGCTTGTCCTTGCGCGCCTCCGCCCGGACCTTGTGCGCTCGCTGGTGCTGATGGGCGGCGGGCCCTGCTTCGACGAGGCCACTCGCCATCAGATCGCCCGCATCAGCGCCTCTCCCCCCTCGTCGCTGCTGCAGCGGCTCACGGAGTGGCACGAGCCGGCGCAGGGAAAGGGAGCGGCGCAGCGGCTGCTGGCGCAGTGGCGGCAGCTTTCGCTCTCCGGCGAACTGGCGCTCACGCCGGCGGAGCTGCAGGAGATCGCCGCGCCGACCCTGCTTCTCTTCGGCGACCGCGACCCGTTCTATGCCGCCGACCTGCCGATCCGCATGCGTGCCGCCCTTCCGCACGCCGAACTGTGCATCGTCCCCAACAGCGGCCACGCGGTTAACCTTGCCAACCCTGCGCTTGTCCAGTTGGCAATCCGCCAATTTTTGGCGCGGCATCCCTTGAGTGCGGAGGAGCTGCCGGCTGGGCGCGGGGCGGGAAGGGCAGAAGACGCGCCCAGCGGCGACGAAGACCCGATCGGCATGGGATAG
- a CDS encoding SDR family oxidoreductase → MSGLEGKVAIVTGAGRHRGLGKAIALRLARDGADIVIADLGRASGRHFPAGLVAETEEMQEVVADLQATGRRAMAIACDVREEAQVADLIARTVEAFGRLDILVNNAGIGYLMSLVTETDIADWNTVLAVNLTGTFLGIKHAARQMIAQGRGGRIVNIASQAGKSGFPYAAAYTASKHGVIGLTRSAAIELGPYGITVNAVCPNHVTTDLGAWQNEFFSKATGRTLEEYLAAMRQRIPLGRPGRQEDTANAVAFLCSEDAEYITGEALNVSGGEEMH, encoded by the coding sequence ATGAGCGGACTAGAAGGGAAAGTCGCAATCGTCACCGGTGCCGGACGGCATCGCGGCTTGGGGAAGGCGATCGCGCTCCGCCTTGCGCGCGACGGAGCAGACATCGTGATCGCCGACCTCGGGCGCGCGAGCGGCCGCCACTTCCCAGCCGGGCTCGTCGCCGAAACAGAGGAGATGCAGGAGGTCGTTGCCGACCTGCAGGCGACGGGGCGGCGGGCGATGGCGATCGCGTGCGATGTCCGCGAGGAAGCGCAGGTCGCAGACCTCATCGCCCGCACGGTCGAAGCGTTCGGCCGGCTGGATATCCTCGTCAACAACGCCGGTATCGGCTACCTGATGTCCCTCGTGACCGAAACCGATATCGCCGACTGGAACACTGTCCTCGCCGTCAATCTGACGGGCACTTTTCTCGGGATCAAGCATGCCGCCCGCCAGATGATCGCCCAAGGCCGCGGGGGCCGCATTGTGAACATCGCGTCCCAAGCGGGGAAGTCCGGCTTTCCCTACGCCGCCGCCTACACCGCGAGCAAGCACGGGGTCATCGGCCTGACCCGAAGCGCCGCCATCGAGCTCGGCCCCTATGGGATCACCGTCAACGCCGTCTGCCCAAACCATGTCACGACCGATCTCGGCGCGTGGCAGAACGAATTCTTCAGCAAGGCGACCGGCCGCACGCTCGAGGAGTATCTTGCCGCCATGCGCCAGCGCATTCCGCTCGGTCGGCCCGGCCGGCAGGAAGACACCGCCAACGCCGTCGCGTTCTTATGCTCGGAAGATGCTGAATACATCACCGGCGAAGCGCTGAATGTCTCGGGCGGGGAGGAGATGCACTAG
- a CDS encoding REDY-like protein HapK — protein MATLIVLFNLKADAAREAYERWAVERDVPTVSALTSVDSFRVLRATGLLGGGNPPYHYIEVIEVNDLARFGSEIGTEAIQEIAAEFRQFAEDPIFILTEQLALGESR, from the coding sequence TTGGCCACGCTCATCGTGTTGTTCAATCTGAAGGCTGACGCTGCGCGGGAAGCATATGAGCGTTGGGCAGTCGAGCGAGATGTGCCCACGGTCTCTGCGCTCACCTCCGTCGACTCGTTTCGGGTTCTGCGAGCGACGGGGCTGCTCGGCGGCGGCAATCCCCCCTATCACTATATTGAGGTTATCGAAGTGAACGATCTCGCTCGCTTCGGCAGCGAGATCGGAACGGAGGCCATCCAAGAGATCGCCGCCGAGTTCCGGCAGTTTGCGGAAGACCCCATCTTCATCCTGACCGAGCAGCTTGCGTTGGGAGAGTCACGATGA
- a CDS encoding acyl-CoA carboxylase subunit beta, translating into MSIEARLAQLRQLREQAKLGGGQKRIEAQHARGKLTARERIDLLLDEGTFVEFDMFVTHRATEFGLADQKYLGDGVVTGWGKIDGRPVFVFSQDFTVFGGSLSETYAEKICKIMDLALQNGVPIIGLNDSGGARIQEGVASLAGYAEIFTRNVLASGVIPQISAILGPCAGGAVYSPAITDFIFMVQDTSYMFVTGPDVVKTVTHEEVTFEELGGAITHSTISGVAHFAAASEAECLEGIRRLLSFLPLNNAEDPPRGPQDDPPDRMDPELDYIVPEDPKKSYDMHEVIRRVVDHGDFFEVMEGWAQNIIIGFARLDGRPVGIVAQQPSVLAGVLDINSSIKGARFVRFCDAFNIPIVTFVDVPGFLPGVAQEHGGIIRNGAKLLYAYCEATVPKLTVITRKAYGGAYDVMGSKHVRADLNLAWPTAEIAVMGPEGAVNIIFRARIERAEDPAAEREALIAEYVEKFANPYVAASRGFLDDVIEPRQTRPRLIAGLEMLENKRVTNPPKKHGNIPL; encoded by the coding sequence ATGTCCATCGAAGCACGGTTAGCCCAACTGCGGCAGCTGCGCGAACAGGCGAAGCTCGGCGGCGGGCAGAAGCGGATCGAGGCGCAGCACGCCCGAGGCAAGCTGACAGCGCGCGAGCGTATCGACTTGCTCCTCGACGAGGGAACGTTCGTCGAATTCGACATGTTCGTCACTCATCGCGCGACCGAGTTTGGGCTGGCGGACCAGAAATATCTCGGCGACGGCGTGGTGACGGGCTGGGGCAAGATCGATGGCCGGCCGGTCTTTGTCTTCTCCCAAGATTTCACGGTCTTCGGCGGCTCGCTCTCCGAAACCTATGCCGAGAAAATCTGCAAGATTATGGACCTCGCGCTCCAGAACGGCGTGCCGATTATCGGCCTGAACGACTCGGGCGGGGCACGCATCCAAGAGGGAGTGGCCTCGCTTGCAGGCTACGCCGAGATTTTCACGCGCAATGTCCTTGCCTCCGGCGTCATTCCGCAGATCTCGGCGATCCTCGGGCCCTGCGCCGGCGGCGCCGTCTACTCCCCGGCGATCACGGATTTCATCTTCATGGTCCAAGATACGTCCTACATGTTCGTCACGGGGCCGGATGTGGTGAAGACCGTGACACATGAGGAGGTGACGTTCGAGGAGCTCGGCGGCGCTATCACTCACAGCACGATCTCAGGCGTTGCGCATTTTGCGGCGGCAAGCGAGGCAGAGTGTCTGGAGGGGATCCGGCGGCTGCTCTCGTTTCTTCCGTTGAACAATGCCGAAGATCCGCCGCGCGGGCCGCAAGACGATCCTCCCGACCGGATGGACCCCGAGCTTGATTACATCGTGCCGGAAGACCCGAAGAAGTCCTACGACATGCACGAGGTGATCCGGCGTGTTGTCGATCACGGTGACTTCTTCGAAGTGATGGAAGGCTGGGCCCAGAACATCATCATCGGCTTTGCCCGCCTTGATGGCCGCCCGGTTGGGATTGTCGCTCAGCAGCCTTCTGTGCTCGCAGGGGTGCTCGACATCAACTCCTCGATCAAGGGTGCCCGCTTCGTCCGCTTCTGCGATGCCTTCAACATCCCGATCGTGACTTTTGTCGATGTTCCCGGCTTCCTGCCTGGCGTCGCTCAGGAGCATGGCGGCATCATCCGCAACGGCGCAAAATTGCTCTACGCCTACTGCGAAGCGACGGTACCGAAGCTGACGGTCATCACCCGCAAAGCCTACGGCGGCGCATATGACGTGATGGGCTCGAAGCATGTCCGCGCCGACCTCAATCTTGCGTGGCCGACCGCGGAGATTGCGGTCATGGGGCCGGAGGGGGCCGTCAACATCATCTTCCGCGCTCGGATCGAACGTGCCGAAGATCCTGCCGCCGAGCGCGAAGCGCTGATCGCGGAGTATGTCGAAAAGTTTGCCAACCCCTATGTCGCTGCCAGCCGGGGATTTCTCGACGACGTTATCGAACCGCGCCAGACCCGTCCGCGGCTGATCGCCGGTCTCGAGATGCTCGAAAACAAGCGGGTGACAAACCCGCCGAAGAAGCACGGCAATATCCCGCTCTAG
- a CDS encoding sugar phosphate isomerase/epimerase, with translation MTCLALSSMWAVGRFATAAAFRRAAAELGFDAVEFNYEAPPSWIAEPGDGPPLRSVHNPCPARQTDDGRWSYELSLGATDEEERRAAVRLTKATIDFAARLGAEAVVVHVATIPVDSTKQARLRELVAAGERGSDEFWTLRDALAAERAANAGPYLEQSLRSIREIAPYAAARGVSIGLETRYNVFEIPNLEEMLLLLEAGQEGPVGYWHDVGHAAGQELLGFGTQRAWLETLGPRIIGVHLHELRGTRDHFAIGTGEMEWSLVAAHLPPHALRVCEFDRRNPPEDVARARSVLTRFGVLAH, from the coding sequence GTGACCTGCCTTGCGCTTTCGAGCATGTGGGCGGTTGGGCGCTTTGCGACTGCTGCCGCGTTTCGGCGCGCCGCCGCAGAGCTGGGGTTCGACGCTGTTGAATTCAACTATGAGGCGCCCCCCAGCTGGATCGCAGAGCCGGGAGACGGCCCGCCTCTGCGCAGCGTCCACAACCCCTGCCCGGCGCGCCAGACGGACGATGGACGCTGGAGCTATGAGCTGTCGCTTGGAGCGACAGACGAGGAGGAGCGCCGCGCCGCGGTCCGGCTGACGAAAGCGACGATCGACTTCGCTGCTCGCCTCGGCGCGGAAGCGGTTGTCGTCCACGTCGCAACGATCCCAGTCGACAGCACGAAGCAGGCGCGGCTCCGCGAACTGGTTGCGGCGGGCGAGCGGGGCAGCGATGAGTTTTGGACGCTACGCGATGCCCTCGCGGCGGAGCGCGCCGCAAATGCCGGCCCCTACCTCGAGCAGTCGCTCCGCAGCATCCGCGAAATCGCTCCTTATGCTGCGGCGCGGGGCGTCTCGATCGGGCTCGAGACCCGCTACAACGTCTTTGAGATCCCGAACCTCGAGGAGATGCTGCTGCTCCTCGAGGCAGGGCAGGAGGGGCCGGTCGGTTACTGGCACGACGTCGGCCACGCTGCCGGGCAGGAACTGCTGGGGTTTGGCACGCAGCGCGCTTGGCTCGAAACGCTTGGCCCGCGGATCATCGGCGTGCACCTGCACGAACTGCGCGGCACCCGCGATCATTTCGCCATCGGCACCGGCGAGATGGAGTGGTCGCTGGTTGCCGCCCACCTGCCCCCTCACGCGCTGCGCGTCTGCGAGTTCGACCGGCGCAACCCGCCGGAGGACGTGGCGCGGGCAAGAAGCGTCCTGACGCGCTTCGGCGTCCTCGCGCACTAG
- a CDS encoding site-2 protease family protein → MEIVLNLATFAVVLVVLVVVHELGHFLTAKRAGVRVLEFAVGYPPRLFAIRRGETEYSLNLLPLGGFVRMVGEEDPSDPRSLAAQSIPWRLAILSGGVVMNVLLAFVLFTVSAMLPRTETVGNVVILGVRPGSPAEIGGLRPDDVIVSVNGRPIRGLGELRYNVTLNLGQPMDVIVRRDGREVLARVTPRIAPPPGEGATGILIGLENPIWRYRVERGLTTAQLAERVGVPVDVVQVWELAGAENIGRTAWEREQAAQRGMTGGQLREEYLAAVANALGVSTTQLTESYLRQQTRALSPLEAVPAGIQRGWEMLVLFKNDITSMIAQRSAPQVAGPVGIYEITGQVAQQATRTGPAVLLDLMALLSLNLAIINALPIPMLDGGRIMFVLLEAVRGGKRISPDKERFAHLIGAVFLFTLIIAITFNDVVRLVSGESLLR, encoded by the coding sequence GTGGAAATCGTGCTGAATCTCGCGACATTCGCGGTCGTTTTGGTCGTGCTGGTCGTTGTCCATGAGCTCGGCCATTTTCTGACCGCCAAGCGCGCCGGCGTGCGGGTGCTCGAATTCGCGGTCGGCTACCCGCCGCGGCTGTTTGCCATTCGCCGCGGCGAGACGGAGTATTCGCTCAACCTCCTCCCCCTCGGCGGCTTTGTGCGGATGGTCGGCGAAGAGGACCCCAGTGACCCGCGCAGCCTCGCGGCGCAGAGCATTCCCTGGCGCTTGGCGATCCTGTCGGGCGGCGTCGTCATGAATGTGCTGCTCGCCTTTGTGCTGTTCACGGTGAGCGCGATGCTGCCGCGAACCGAGACGGTCGGCAACGTCGTCATTCTCGGCGTGCGTCCTGGGTCGCCCGCCGAGATCGGCGGCCTGCGCCCTGATGATGTGATCGTGAGCGTTAATGGGCGCCCGATCCGGGGGCTTGGCGAACTGCGCTACAACGTTACCCTCAATCTCGGCCAGCCGATGGATGTCATCGTTCGGCGCGACGGCCGCGAGGTCCTTGCTCGCGTCACGCCGCGCATTGCGCCGCCCCCCGGCGAGGGAGCAACGGGCATCCTAATCGGCCTTGAGAACCCGATCTGGCGCTACCGCGTCGAGCGTGGGCTGACAACCGCCCAGCTGGCCGAGCGTGTCGGCGTTCCGGTCGACGTCGTGCAGGTGTGGGAACTGGCCGGCGCGGAGAACATCGGCCGCACAGCGTGGGAGCGCGAGCAGGCCGCTCAGCGCGGGATGACCGGGGGGCAGCTGCGCGAGGAGTACCTTGCTGCCGTGGCGAATGCGCTCGGCGTGAGCACCACCCAACTGACCGAGAGTTATCTCCGCCAGCAGACCCGGGCGCTTTCGCCGCTCGAGGCGGTCCCGGCGGGGATCCAGCGCGGATGGGAGATGCTGGTGCTGTTCAAGAACGACATCACCAGCATGATCGCGCAGCGCTCTGCCCCGCAGGTTGCCGGCCCCGTCGGCATCTATGAGATCACCGGCCAAGTCGCCCAGCAGGCGACGCGCACCGGCCCCGCCGTCCTGCTCGACTTGATGGCGCTGCTCAGCCTCAATCTCGCAATCATCAATGCGCTGCCGATCCCGATGCTCGACGGCGGGCGGATCATGTTCGTGCTTCTCGAAGCGGTGCGCGGCGGCAAGCGGATCTCCCCCGATAAGGAGCGGTTTGCCCATCTGATCGGCGCAGTGTTCCTGTTTACCCTCATCATCGCCATCACCTTCAACGACGTCGTCCGCTTGGTGAGCGGCGAGAGCCTCTTGCGCTAG
- a CDS encoding DUF2079 domain-containing protein, which yields MLRRVPPIAAPLLSLAAALAFLAVFTTLSIQRHNALRSNAYDLAIFDQAIYNTAVGRPYAVSIKIDDLANPILLGDHFSPAIALLAPLTWVWNDVRAILVAQSLLLAAGALPVYRVARWLTQSPLLPPALVVGYFLTPTLQHTVLYDFHEVALAVPALAFAAEALVRRRRRALVLWLSGALLCKEEIAFVAAGFGATLLLSGLLSFRHPRAARQDIALGAAIVTAAIAWAILTIGLLIPWFEGSGAYTYVSRYETLGRSPDEIVRTALTRPDLVLALVLQPVKLEFVLSFFAPFAFLPVLAPTLLVLTLPTFGYLLLSSYAAQYSLGRQYGVVIIPLVAVAAAVGTARLAQQRERRPIVTSAIALGVGAAAVATYLEFGPGPGGGWFDPERYVVAPRVAVAAQLFARIPPEASVSAQENLAPHLSRREHLYLFPALHGAEFIILDNEGGTFPVDRATWDREVAELLRNPLYRLVANEEGFALFQRQEQLPGIVTDVRFGQVLRLAAVDLQPGSLGLVWEVMARWEPGWRVDGYRQEVRLRRPDGTVAAERIRPPRAGSGFFETGRGIIGERIWERFDLPASLAPGVYTLEVTVRGEPDGPALPRAGALPELRIP from the coding sequence TTGCTCCGCCGGGTCCCGCCTATCGCGGCGCCTCTCCTTTCGCTGGCGGCAGCGCTTGCGTTTCTCGCGGTCTTTACGACGCTGTCGATCCAGCGCCACAACGCCCTGCGCAGCAACGCCTATGACCTCGCGATCTTCGACCAAGCGATCTACAACACCGCGGTTGGCCGGCCTTACGCCGTCAGCATCAAGATCGACGACCTCGCGAACCCCATCCTCCTCGGCGACCACTTTTCGCCGGCGATCGCGCTCCTAGCGCCGCTCACGTGGGTGTGGAACGACGTCCGGGCGATCCTTGTCGCGCAGAGCCTCCTCCTTGCCGCCGGCGCCCTCCCGGTCTACCGCGTAGCGCGCTGGCTGACGCAGTCGCCCCTCCTCCCCCCCGCGCTCGTCGTCGGATACTTTCTCACTCCAACCCTGCAGCACACCGTCCTCTACGACTTTCATGAAGTCGCGCTCGCGGTGCCGGCCCTCGCCTTCGCCGCCGAAGCACTCGTCCGCCGCCGCCGCCGCGCGCTCGTTCTCTGGCTGAGCGGCGCGCTCCTCTGCAAGGAGGAGATCGCCTTCGTCGCCGCCGGCTTCGGCGCAACGCTGCTGCTGAGCGGCCTCCTCAGCTTCCGCCATCCTCGCGCGGCGAGGCAGGACATCGCGCTCGGAGCCGCGATCGTCACCGCCGCCATTGCCTGGGCCATCCTCACGATCGGGCTGCTCATCCCGTGGTTCGAGGGGAGCGGCGCTTACACCTACGTCAGCCGCTACGAAACGCTCGGCCGCTCGCCGGACGAGATTGTCCGCACCGCGCTCACGCGTCCCGACCTCGTGCTCGCTCTCGTGCTCCAGCCGGTGAAGCTGGAGTTTGTGCTCAGCTTCTTCGCTCCCTTTGCCTTCCTTCCTGTTCTTGCGCCCACCCTCCTCGTCCTCACGCTGCCGACGTTCGGCTATCTGCTGCTCAGCTCTTATGCTGCCCAATACAGCCTCGGCCGCCAGTATGGCGTCGTGATCATTCCGCTGGTTGCGGTAGCGGCAGCGGTTGGCACAGCGCGGCTTGCGCAGCAGCGAGAGCGCCGTCCTATCGTGACCTCAGCCATTGCGCTGGGAGTGGGAGCGGCGGCGGTTGCCACCTACCTCGAATTTGGGCCCGGCCCCGGCGGCGGCTGGTTTGACCCCGAGCGCTATGTCGTTGCGCCGCGCGTCGCCGTTGCTGCCCAGTTGTTCGCCCGCATTCCTCCCGAGGCGAGTGTCTCTGCCCAAGAAAATCTCGCGCCGCACCTGAGCCGGCGCGAGCATCTGTACCTCTTTCCGGCTCTCCATGGGGCAGAGTTCATCATCCTTGATAACGAAGGGGGAACCTTCCCGGTCGACCGGGCAACATGGGACCGCGAGGTGGCGGAGCTCCTGCGGAACCCGCTCTACCGCCTTGTGGCGAACGAGGAGGGATTTGCGCTGTTCCAGCGGCAGGAGCAGCTGCCCGGCATCGTGACCGACGTGCGCTTCGGGCAGGTGCTGCGGCTTGCTGCCGTCGACCTCCAGCCCGGGTCGCTCGGTCTCGTTTGGGAGGTGATGGCCCGCTGGGAACCCGGCTGGCGGGTGGACGGCTACCGGCAAGAAGTGCGGCTGCGCCGCCCGGACGGAACGGTCGCCGCAGAGCGTATCCGCCCGCCGCGCGCCGGCAGCGGCTTTTTCGAGACCGGGCGCGGCATCATCGGGGAGCGGATCTGGGAGCGGTTTGATCTGCCCGCCTCGCTCGCGCCGGGGGTCTACACGCTCGAGGTGACAGTGCGGGGCGAGCCGGACGGCCCGGCACTTCCCCGCGCCGGCGCGCTGCCGGAACTAAGGATTCCCTAA
- a CDS encoding twin-arginine translocase TatA/TatE family subunit: MGIGVGELLIILLVVLIIFGAGRLSELGTALPKAVKNFQAGARGELVEEPSDAAEPPTPTTPRAPRRRLRPLGMVTLGLGLLLFYADAQWLQVGLPLQVAAGALGVVGIVLFLFF, encoded by the coding sequence ATGGGGATCGGGGTCGGCGAGCTTCTCATCATCTTGCTGGTCGTGCTGATCATTTTCGGCGCCGGCCGGCTGAGCGAGCTGGGAACCGCGCTCCCCAAGGCGGTCAAGAACTTCCAAGCCGGCGCCCGGGGCGAACTTGTCGAAGAGCCGAGCGATGCCGCCGAACCGCCGACGCCGACAACGCCGAGGGCCCCGCGCCGGCGGCTGCGGCCCCTCGGCATGGTCACCCTCGGGCTCGGGCTGCTGCTCTTCTACGCCGATGCCCAATGGCTTCAGGTCGGGTTGCCGCTTCAGGTCGCGGCTGGCGCGCTCGGCGTGGTCGGGATAGTGCTCTTTCTCTTCTTCTAG
- a CDS encoding TrpB-like pyridoxal phosphate-dependent enzyme, producing the protein MEQTKYLLSESEMPRQWYNIVADLPVPPPPVLHPGTGQPIGPADLAPLFPMALILQEVSTERFIPIPDEVLAVYRLWRPTPLYRAHALERALGTPAKIFYKYEGVSPTGSHKPNTAVAQVYYNKQEGVKRIATETGAGQWGSALAFACSLFGLEAKVYMVKASYYQKPYRRSLMEVWGGSVTPSPSTETNAGRAVLAKDPDSPGSLGIAISEAVEDAASREDTKYSLGSVLNHVLMHQTIIGEEALKQLALADAYPDVVIGCVGGGSNFAGLAFPFVREKLTAGKPTRIVAVEPAAAPSLTRGRYTYDFGDTVGMTPLIKMHTLGHQFIPDPIHAGGLRYHGMAPLVSLLYEHGLIEARAYPQRTCFEAAVQFARTEGIVPAPESSHAIRAAIDEALAAKEAGERRTILFNLSGHGHFDLAAYDAYLAGKLEDFDYPPERVAAALATLPKVPA; encoded by the coding sequence GTGGAACAGACGAAATATCTCCTCAGCGAATCCGAGATGCCGCGGCAGTGGTACAACATTGTGGCTGACCTGCCGGTGCCCCCGCCTCCGGTGCTGCATCCCGGGACGGGCCAGCCGATTGGCCCGGCCGACCTCGCTCCGCTCTTCCCGATGGCGCTCATCCTCCAAGAGGTGAGCACCGAGCGCTTTATCCCCATCCCCGACGAGGTGCTCGCTGTCTACCGCCTCTGGCGGCCGACCCCGCTCTATCGCGCCCATGCTCTCGAGCGCGCGCTCGGGACGCCGGCGAAGATTTTCTACAAGTACGAGGGGGTCTCCCCGACCGGTTCCCATAAGCCGAACACGGCCGTCGCGCAGGTCTATTACAACAAGCAAGAAGGGGTGAAGCGCATCGCCACCGAGACTGGCGCCGGCCAGTGGGGCAGCGCGCTCGCGTTCGCCTGCAGCCTCTTTGGGCTTGAGGCGAAGGTCTACATGGTGAAGGCGAGCTACTACCAGAAGCCGTACCGCCGCTCGCTGATGGAAGTGTGGGGCGGCTCGGTCACGCCCAGCCCCAGTACCGAGACGAACGCCGGTCGGGCGGTCCTCGCCAAGGACCCCGACTCCCCCGGCAGCCTCGGCATCGCGATCTCCGAAGCGGTCGAAGATGCCGCCAGCCGTGAGGATACGAAGTACTCGCTTGGGAGCGTCCTCAACCATGTCCTAATGCATCAGACGATCATCGGCGAGGAAGCCCTCAAGCAGCTGGCGCTCGCCGACGCCTATCCCGATGTCGTGATCGGCTGCGTTGGGGGCGGCAGCAACTTCGCCGGACTGGCGTTCCCCTTTGTGCGCGAGAAACTGACCGCCGGCAAGCCGACCCGCATCGTTGCCGTCGAGCCTGCCGCCGCGCCGTCGCTCACTCGCGGCAGGTACACCTACGACTTCGGCGATACGGTCGGCATGACCCCCCTCATCAAGATGCACACGCTCGGCCATCAGTTTATCCCCGACCCGATCCACGCCGGCGGGCTGCGCTACCACGGGATGGCGCCGCTCGTTTCGCTCCTCTATGAGCACGGCCTCATCGAGGCGCGGGCCTATCCGCAGAGGACCTGCTTCGAGGCGGCCGTCCAGTTTGCCCGGACAGAAGGCATCGTGCCCGCTCCCGAGTCGTCTCACGCCATCCGCGCCGCGATCGATGAGGCGCTGGCGGCCAAGGAGGCGGGCGAGCGGCGCACGATCCTGTTCAACCTGAGCGGCCACGGCCACTTCGACCTCGCCGCCTACGATGCCTATCTGGCAGGCAAGCTCGAAGATTTCGACTATCCGCCGGAGCGCGTCGCCGCAGCGTTGGCGACCCTCCCCAAGGTGCCGGCATGA
- the trpS gene encoding tryptophan--tRNA ligase, with protein sequence MKRILTGDRPTGKGHLGHYVGSWENRVKLQDEYECFFLIADLHTLTTAVDRTANIAENVRDLVLDWLAVGIDPAKSTIYLQSLIPEVTELFWIFSCLVTVPRAQRIPTLKDVMRDLHIEEPSVGLLSYPILQAADVLMVRAELVPVGKDQESHIELLREIARRFNRLYGPVFPEAQALTGRVPTLVGTDGQAKMSKSLNNAIFLSDPPDVVEQKVRGMYTDPKRLRATDPGTVEGNPVFIYHNVFNDNVEEVRDLEERYRTGRVGDVEVKQKLAAALNRFLAPIRERRAQFEAKPGLVDEIILAGTARARAEAQETLRRAKEAMGLPYVGV encoded by the coding sequence ATGAAGCGCATTCTCACAGGCGATCGCCCGACCGGCAAAGGCCATCTTGGCCACTATGTCGGCTCGTGGGAGAACCGCGTCAAGCTCCAAGACGAGTACGAATGCTTCTTCCTGATCGCCGACCTCCACACCTTGACGACGGCGGTAGACCGGACCGCGAACATTGCCGAGAACGTGCGCGACCTCGTTCTCGACTGGCTGGCGGTCGGCATCGACCCCGCGAAGTCGACGATCTACCTTCAGTCGCTTATTCCTGAGGTGACGGAGCTGTTCTGGATCTTCTCCTGCCTCGTAACGGTGCCGCGAGCGCAGCGGATCCCCACGCTCAAGGATGTGATGCGCGACTTGCATATCGAAGAGCCGTCGGTTGGGCTGCTCTCCTATCCGATCCTGCAGGCGGCCGACGTGCTGATGGTGCGGGCCGAGCTTGTGCCGGTGGGAAAGGACCAAGAGTCGCACATCGAGCTCCTGCGCGAGATCGCGCGCCGCTTCAATCGGCTTTACGGGCCGGTCTTTCCGGAAGCGCAGGCGCTCACGGGGCGCGTACCGACCCTCGTCGGAACCGACGGCCAAGCGAAGATGAGCAAATCGCTCAACAACGCGATTTTCCTCTCTGACCCGCCCGACGTCGTCGAACAGAAAGTGCGCGGCATGTACACCGATCCGAAGCGGCTGCGGGCGACCGACCCCGGCACGGTCGAAGGCAACCCGGTCTTCATCTATCACAACGTTTTCAACGACAACGTCGAGGAGGTGCGCGATCTCGAGGAGCGCTACCGGACAGGCCGGGTGGGCGATGTCGAGGTGAAGCAGAAGCTGGCGGCAGCGCTCAACCGCTTTCTCGCCCCGATCCGTGAGCGGCGGGCGCAGTTCGAGGCGAAGCCGGGGCTTGTCGATGAGATCATCCTCGCTGGGACGGCGCGGGCGCGCGCCGAGGCGCAAGAGACCTTGCGGCGAGCGAAGGAGGCGATGGGCCTGCCGTACGTGGGCGTGTGA